From one Octopus bimaculoides isolate UCB-OBI-ISO-001 chromosome 1, ASM119413v2, whole genome shotgun sequence genomic stretch:
- the LOC106869308 gene encoding uncharacterized protein LOC106869308, giving the protein MVERFHRQLKAALRVSPDPQSWTEFLPIVLLGRRSAVKADLGFSSAELLYGTIIVLPGTMLVPDISLLHDPASYIARLRTYFSNLPHMGSRDQSPPSNVSSDIDSWSHVFVRDDSVKGPLVSPYKGPETVTVDRLKRAYFEVSTSFDGGQHHHLHTHL; this is encoded by the coding sequence ATGGTCGAACGGTTTCATAGACAGCTCAAGGCCGCTCTACGTGTCTCTCCAGATCCACAGTCTTGGACTGAATTTCTGCCAATTGTGCTTCTTGGCCGTCGTTCTGCTGTCAAGGCAGACCTGGGTTTCTCCTCTGCAGAGCTGCTGTATGGTACCATAATAGTATTGCCTGGTACGATGTTGGTACCAGACATTTCACTGCTTCATGATCCGGCGTCGTACATCGCCAGACTTCGCACCTATTTTTCTAATCTTCCGCATATGGGTTCCCGGGACCAGTCTCCACCCTCTAATGTCTCATCAGATATTGACTCTTGGTCACATGTTTTTGTTCGGGATGACTCTGTCAAGGGACCTCTTGTTTCTCCTTACAAAGGACCAGAGACCGTTACTGTAGATCGGCTTAAAAGAGCATATTTTGAGGTGTCCACATCTTTCGATGGTGGACAACACCATCACCTACACACGCACCTTTGA